Part of the Triticum aestivum cultivar Chinese Spring chromosome 4D, IWGSC CS RefSeq v2.1, whole genome shotgun sequence genome is shown below.
tgctactgttcaaccacccctccacgggcacccctccaccgtctactgttcatccagccctccacaccacggggtcctgttcaaccacccctccacgggcacctctccaccgtctactgttcatctagccctccacaccacggggtcctgttcatccagaggcaacgccaccgctcactgttcatccacccccccgcgcaacgctcactgttcatccaatcgatcggcttcagttagcagcagtagcgaaggaatcgctcgatcgggttcagttaacagccatcgatcgatcgctcgggttcagtaacgcgtagcctgcagtgcaatcgctcgggttcagttagagccaacgcctcgcacacacgcgcgtacgtgtacgagagaaacgctcatcgctcggcccccgacctcccaccgtaaccgggaactccccgaaattttcctccccctcgcttctaccacggttttttccgtcatggacggcccaaagaatgtcatgcagctgcgtctccggcccgcacaggacgaaaagcccattttctgtcatgattttttgtcatagaagtaggagcccaccacatctatgatgataccgggttttgtcacaattattgtcatagaagtgtcatatgtatgacagaattttttttcgttcggcccaaaatgtcacggatgtgtctttttttgtagtgtttccaCCATTTgatagcctctttggtaccgtgaattgccctttctcacctcgagagtcggtgcaaacttcgtcggtgcatccaaaccctgtgatatgtgataaatctccatcgtatctatattttttggttGTTTCACGCCAATATTCTAAAACTTTCATATACTGTTGATGGACTGCCCCGTTAGAAGGAGAGCTCAGAAAGCGGTTTTGCACAGAGAAAGCCCAAGTTTCATATGAATAAACACCAGGAGGGAGGAACTCGCCTATCAAGCCGAGGACCCAAGCCGAAGTCCTTCGTCCGAGGAAGATTGCTGTCCCCAGCTCCGAAGACAAGTTCAAGggttactgacggtgtcctggactaaggggtaccaACCTAGTTGGCCCACAGTCCATGGGCCGAGGTTATGGCCCACCAATTGCATAATGAAGGACTCCGGAGGCCTCGAACCCTGGCGTGGTGAAGATGGACTCTGCCGAAGACTTGACGTTACCCCAAGGATTGCTCCGGCTATTGTCATGTGTTTCTACAGTTAGCAACCGACCatatgtaaccctaggtacccgcGGTGCCTATataagttgggggggggggggttagtccgtagagacagATTCATCTTTACTTACCTTAGGGTTAAAacacaacatacgatctcgaggtagatcaagcatGTACTCAATACATcatcatcaatacaatcaaagcaggacgtaggtttACCTCTTCgtgagggcccaaacctaggtaaatatTGTCCCTTTGTTTCTTGTTACCCATCAATCTGAGATCCATAGCTCGGGGCCGCctacccgaggtctgccggttttagtACCGACACTTATGATCTCCATGGTTGACGAGCCCAATGGCGCATCGCAAAAGTTCATGATGCAATTGCAGATGGTGTACCGCCGATGCGTTAGTGACTTCACAATGCGTGCATGGATAACATGCATGTCGTTGGGCGCGAAGTTCTTTCGCTCATGAAACGAAGCATGCAAGCTTTGCCAAAAGGACATACCCTTGTCTCAGAAACGGCCAACCTCGCATCGCACAACAAGGTCACCCTTAAACACCGAGTACCCTGCGGTCGTGCTTCTCTAAAAAACAACAAGACGTTCAAAAAAAACTCAAACATTTGACTAAACACCTGCCAGGCGCGGTATCcgccatggacggcgccggcaggggTGAGAAGGGTACCTGGCCGCGGAGGGATTCTTGGGTGGACATCGGCGTAGTCCAAGGTGGGCAGTCACGTGGGTGGGGTCTGCAGACGTCCGAGGATGCCTAGCGGCGGCCGGAGAGGTACATCGGCGGCGTCAAACCATGAGAGTGCGGATGAAAAGAAAGGGAGCATGGTGGAGTGGAAGAAAAAGGGACCAGGAGGGGATTTGAGTGAGGTGGGGGTGTGAGAGTCCTATGTGGCTAATGTCCGGACTCCCGCACAGCTTCCTAAGTTTGCTTGCAGTTTGCGAAAAAACAACCATTCGTACCGGTCCGTAGATGGATGAAATATCGCATTGGATGACAAAACACATCCGGACAGCTCGGCGCGAAGGGATGCCGATGGTTTGATAGTCGCCTTAAACGGCAGAATGAACTCCCCGCGGGCCGTGTGATCGGGGCGGAGCCGTGCGACGCGAACGGAGCCCAATGGCGCACTGGGATGGAGCCGCGCGACGCGAACGGTCCGGATTGTCTCGCCCAAAACTACTTTGCATGAATCTGATCGTCCAATCCTTCCCTTGGACTCGGGCCCATCGTGGCTGGCCGGCGAGGAAAGCGACCAATGGCGGAGGAGAGCCAGGCGCCGCGCTACGTGAAGCTCACCCGGGACCAGGAGGCGCCCGCCGAGGACATCTGCCCCGGCGAGCTCAACCAGCCCGTCCACGTCCCACGGGTACGTTCTCCTTCCTCGATCCATCTCGTTCCATCCTCATTGATTCTCAATCCACTGATCTCTTGTCTATAATTTGATCTGGTCGATGCACAGCCCGGGTGCAGATGGTGCGCCGAGTGCGGCCAGGTCCTGCCGGAGTCCTACCAGCTGCCGGCCGACGAGCCCTGGAGCACCGGAATCTTCGGATGCACCGCCGACCCCGCGAGCTGTACGTAATTAAACCTGCCTTCCCATTTCGATTCTCTGATCCGTTGTCTCGGCTACTCGATTGATCGGAGAAAACAAAAACGATGTGGTCATGCATGTGCCCATCGATCTGATGGAACGCTGCATTGTCCCTTTCCTTCATTTTCAGCATTTTTCCTACATGCTGTTTTTCAGAATAATTCTCTCCATTCATGTTGAATCAACATACTGTCACAGGCATGGAGATTCTCAGTAGATCGACTAGTAAAATTCCTACATTTGAGTTTATAACCATCTAAATTTTGACCGTTTAACGCAATTTCAAGGAATTTGAACAGGAGAAACGCTCATTTTGAAGTTGTGTAACGCAATTTCAACTATGTGCAGAAAATGTCCCTCTAGTATGTGAACCCCATTTAAATAGATCCTGGTTTACCAAGAGTTCGATCCCGCTACCTTGAGTACTATCTATCCTATGCCAACAGGTCAAATGTTGACCAATAAGTGTTTGTCCAAGATTAATAGTGTACGATACTCAATCTAAAACAGAGGTGATGGTGGAGTCtttgttgcccccccccccccccccgggggcgtCGCCTTTGGAGGCCGAGCCTGCATCTGTTGGTTGTGCTATTGCCGTGTTGATTGGTCTCGTTGGTGGAGGTAGTGGAAGTCGAGACTGTGGTCTCGAGTTTGCTGGTTGGATGCCGGGGTGGCGAACCCGGGCTGCGGTGCGGTGGTGGCCCCATGAGGTGGGGCCGTAGCTTCGCTCCGTGTTAGTGGCATTCCGGCGCTTCATGAGCGGTGGGGTCTGTCATGGTTGTGGGAGATTTTGCACATTGTGCCTTAATCAATCGTGTGCTAGGATTTTTTGCATGTTGTCCCTTAATCAATCGTGGGGGCactttttttttgcatggttgtcCCATTATCAGtcgtgtggtgtgtgtgtgtgtggggtttTTGCCAGTTTTTCTCAATTAACCGTGCCTCTGTATTGGGTTTTTGCCTGGTTATCCCtgattaaccgggcaattctcttcttctataATGCAATGAAGGAATTCTCTGTCCCTCTCAGGTGTTCTAAAAAAACAGAGGTGAGAGCGACATATCTATTCTGTAGGTATTAAAAACTTCCTCCGTAATTAGCTTGAGCAACATTTTCATAAGACGTCACTTATTTTATTGGGTCAAGGTTGAATCCCCAATTCCCCACCAAGAGCATATACATATACAAGTTTAGAGTAGAACTATCTATGTTTAATACTACATTTAATTTTGTATGATCAGAGAGTACGGGAACACTAGCTTCCCATCTGTGCAGATAATAGGAATAAGTACAGTGCTTATTTTTCATAAATCATGGAATAAATGTTCTACTTACAATGTCTGAAATTGTTCCTAAGCAACCTTGAGTAGTAAATTGTTCTCACTTATGTTATAGTAAACGCCTCACCTATCTCTTCACCATTCGCCCATATATTAGTATATATTGTTTCTTGAATTTTGTATTTTAATGCAGATCAGGATAAATTTATGTTGGTTGATTATATATTTATTCCTTGCTTGACTTATTAGATGTTTACTTATGTTTTCTTTTGCCTCCTGCATGTCACCTGCAAATCTTTGCTATTGTAAGCAGTTATGCATATCCACACCCTGGGCTACAAAGGAACTTTGCGTAGTCAAAGTGTCAGTCTTATATGACTTTACTTTTGCCTTAATGTCTTCTTTACACTATGAGACTGTTCGTTTTGACTATTTGCATCCTAGTCATGCCGAGGCCGGATGGCTACTCAATATGCTTTGTACCCGCTTGATACTACAATATGAGTTAATAAAAGTTCCCTTTATCGAGAAAACAAGGTGTGCACTGTCAAGTTGCCTCGCTTGTTTTAAACCTATTTATTTGTGCTGACATTTGCCATAGCCGTAGTGTCTTTGACTTTACTATACTCTATTATTAGGTAAGCATGTGTTGTGTCTGTATACATTGTTAGTTCATATATAATAGTCTCATGGTCATCCTGCTTAAGGAATCGTCGAAAGCTGACTCATTGAGCCGTCGAACATAGACATACGGCTTCTAATTTTTGTCTTCCATTCTTAAACTAATGTATCCTTCTTGATGAGGCTATGTCTAGCATGTTGTTTCCACAGAATGCTAGCTGGTTGTAAACCTGTGCATTTCTTCATGTGCATGTTAGGCCGAACTGGATGCTTCTGTCCATGCGTGTTGTTCGGGCGCAATGTTGCGGCTCTTAAAGAGGATACCCCATGGACAGCACCATGTGTTTGCCATGCCGTCTTTGTGGAAGGAGGGATCGCCCTTGCGATCCTGACAGCAATATTCCATGGGGTTGATCCAAGATCGTCGTTTCTTATTGGAGAAGGTCTACTGTTCAGCTGGTGGCTGTGTGGTACCTATACCGGCATTTTCCGTCAGGAGCTCCAGAAAAAGTACCATCTCAAGGTGGAAATATGAAACCCTTCACTACATTCTGTGGTTATGTCTCGTCCTCATATGTTGGGTCAAAATTTGCTACTTTGATTCTAGTGATTTTACCTCCTACTTGTTTCCACTAGAACTCGCCATGCGACCCTTGTATGGTCCATTGCTGCCTGCACTGGTGCGCAAACTGCCAGGAGCATCGCGAGAGGAGGGGCCACCTCGTGGAGAGGGAGGATGGAGTGCAGATGACCATCGTCGACGCGCCTCCGGTGGAAGAGATGGGCATGCCAAGAGAGTCATCGTGCTGCCTCTGATTGAGGGTGCCCGGCCGGATACATAGACGCCCAACAACCAAGACAGATAAATCAGGAAAATAAGGGAATTTTGATTTATTAAGATAGCACGAGTGAGTAAgtgaggctgagattgaactccaTGACGAACCTGGTAGGTAGGCATGCTGTTACGTTGGCTGAACTGAACTGCTGATCAGTCGGTCAAATGTTCTTATGTCATGTAGAACTGCTGATGACCTGCTATATACTCTCAGAGGTATTAATTTCACAGGTTTGTATCTCTATTTAATATCCCTTTGAGCAGTCGTGAACTGTTATTTTTTTGGGTAAATTGTGAACTGTTCTTTTAGCAAATTAATGATCCAAATTTAGTGATTTATTAAGTAAAGTACATCAAATCGAACAAACTGAAATACAAATGAAGAAAAAGATCCATGATAAAACTAAAAGTTACACTCGGATTCTTCGAAGTCAGTCATCTCTAGCTTCACCTTTTGCATCTCAACTTTCCACCATAACTTGGGTTATGAATCCGAAGAAGACGGAAATTACATTGAGCCACAGACTGAAATAATATTGAAGGTTCTGAAGAGCCGCATAAGTCCATGCCAGAATCTATAATCAAAGCCCACAAGGCAAGAACATGTTGTGGTTGGGGATACACCCCTCACAAGGCAAGTTGTCAAACTGTTGATCTATGGATTATCGCCGAACTGTCAGTCAAGAAGATCGGGAATACATAAGATCGAAGCGGGAATCTAATCAAAGCCCACATGACACTTCTTCGCTGCCCACCAACCCCAAGGCAGTTCAAAGCATGAGACACCGAACTTCAAGATCGGGGCTTGCCGATCTGCGGGGCTCCAATATCACACACTCTTTGGTGTCGGACGCATTGGGCAACGCCGAGAACACATGAACATAGCATATTATAAAGTactagatctccattagggcttcTCTTTCCCTCTCGAGTTTGTGGCAGCTAGGGCACCCATCCCATCCAAGCTTCATTGGGAAGACCGAGACCCACTTCCCCACTGCCTACCGCTCAGACGGCCAGTGCCGAGGAGGGGGTCTAGGTGCCTCAGCTTCGGCTAGTAGTATAGATTAGGAATTTTTTTCGCAAGGGCGTTCCGGCCAGTGGCAGCGCTTCAACTTCGATTTGGTCTTTCAGGATATGATCTTCCTTGAGTTTGTCCATTGCGATGGAGTCGACGGAGCTCTGTCATTGATTCCCGCTGTCTCCTTCGGAaggcgaggttagggtttcttgCTGTGTGTGCACACCGGCGAGATTTGGTGCCACACTTTTTATATCAATTCAAGGGTTCAATGGCAATGCCTACGGCTATggggcgctggtccttaggggcacgtgcatgaagacttcttgactgtcatcgacaaggtcaagccgtcTCCAGTACGGGAGCGGCGACATTGACGCGTTGATGACTCGTTCCAGCGGTATTAGTGGTCGTTCCGCGGTGCATGGTCCTTAATGTAACTTTTATTATGTTAGGGTGCTTTGTACTTCTTATGAACCTTTTTAATAGATTTGGGCCCTTCTtcacagaaagaagaagaaaggactaGAACTGCTCTATAACATGTCATCAATGTGTGGTTCCCCTCACCTCATGGTGTGCGGGAAATGATGGGAACCAGAAGACACTGATGACAGAACCCAGTTCTTCTCCTTCCTCGACTATATTAGTTGTATCGGTAAATTGACATGAGATTCGATGAAAAATTATGCGAACCCTAACCGCCGCCACATTCTTCCTTCTCCTCATCTCTCTCGCACGCTGCCATCATCAGAGGAGTCGTCGGCAAAGCCCTGGCGATGCTGTAGAAGGTGGCAGCGGGGCTCGTGCGCTCGCCTTTGTTGCGATGACGACACTACTTATGGTGGCAAGGATCTGGCGGTGACACTTGCTGCGTGGCGACGGGGCGCGAGAGGTGGCGGGCCTAGTCGACCGTGTCCAACGTGGCACAGGCATATGGTTTGGTCTCCCATGGCCAACGGTGGATGGTCGGATTCTTGACGCTCTTCAAGCGTGCACCCGCGCAGGGGCCGGTGTGTCGGCTAGGTGGCAGGGgtggttgcggttgcggttgcatgCGAACCTCCGGTGACCGATGGCATGGCGTTTGGTGGATCTTCGGGTGAGGATGGCGGTCCATCGGATGCATCCTTGGTCGGATCAGGAGAGGCCAGATCTGGCCCATGGAGGCCCCCCTGCCACGACGACTCGACGTGTTTTGATGTTACTTCGGCAGTGTGATGTGGGTAGGGGCCAATGATCCCTGTCCCCGAACAGATCGATTGGTGTGGGGCTGAATCCAGGCGGGATCTGGACTCTAGAGCCAGGGTTCCTCTGCACTAATTGGTTGTCGGGTACATTCCAAGGTACGTGCTTTTCCGGCAGGTTCATGTCTTGGGGCGGCCAAGAGTTCGTCTTGGACGCCATGGCGACACGGGAAGGTGAGCTTGCCTGGTTGGCTCTGCGGCAAGCTGCACCGCAACTTCAACAGTAGTGTCACCTCATCTTGGTGATGTGG
Proteins encoded:
- the LOC123100615 gene encoding cell number regulator 6, which encodes MAEESQAPRYVKLTRDQEAPAEDICPGELNQPVHVPRPGCRWCAECGQVLPESYQLPADEPWSTGIFGCTADPASCRTGCFCPCVLFGRNVAALKEDTPWTAPCVCHAVFVEGGIALAILTAIFHGVDPRSSFLIGEGLLFSWWLCGTYTGIFRQELQKKYHLKNSPCDPCMVHCCLHWCANCQEHRERRGHLVEREDGVQMTIVDAPPVEEMGMPRESSCCL